The Flexibacter flexilis DSM 6793 genome window below encodes:
- a CDS encoding chorismate-binding protein has product MKSSPPSNLPQHLTRDWQSLWQSSLYMQIPVALWRLPNSTEKHFIAQRTGATKQCYPNLAELKSGFVVSPFHNPELQQTYFIESQIHLSSLRGCLQGEALLEAWISEINSTDTSGALLPQFTENQDFSNKNCRQKHLDLVTKGVQAIQAGAFEKVVLSRQKFIDLPENYDVLTLFEELSQAYPNAFISLFSLPSVGVWLSATPETLISTNENTHTFRTVALAGTQARHDKPLSQTSWTQKEIEEQALVCRYIVGCFKKIRLREYTETGPRTVPAGNLLHLRSDFEVDMLDTNFPTLGTTMLELLHPTSAVCGMPKIPATAFILENEGYNRGFYSGFLGPVNFEGQSEIFVHLRCMQLFEQKAVLYAGGGVTADSDPEREWQETELKCQTLGKVIEKTF; this is encoded by the coding sequence ATGAAATCTTCGCCCCCTTCCAACCTACCCCAACATCTGACGCGCGATTGGCAATCGCTTTGGCAATCAAGCCTTTATATGCAAATTCCTGTGGCACTGTGGCGTTTGCCCAACAGCACCGAAAAACATTTTATTGCCCAACGAACGGGAGCAACCAAGCAATGTTATCCGAATTTGGCCGAACTGAAAAGCGGCTTTGTGGTGAGTCCGTTTCATAATCCTGAGCTACAACAGACTTATTTTATTGAATCGCAAATACATCTTTCCTCGTTGCGCGGTTGCTTGCAGGGTGAGGCACTGTTAGAGGCTTGGATTTCGGAAATAAACAGCACCGACACCAGTGGTGCACTTCTTCCACAATTCACAGAAAATCAAGATTTTAGCAACAAGAATTGCCGACAAAAACATCTTGATTTGGTAACCAAAGGCGTGCAAGCCATACAAGCAGGCGCATTTGAAAAAGTGGTTTTATCGCGGCAAAAATTCATTGATTTACCCGAAAACTATGATGTGTTGACCTTGTTCGAGGAACTTTCGCAAGCCTACCCGAACGCGTTTATTTCGTTATTTTCGCTGCCGTCGGTGGGTGTTTGGCTCAGTGCAACGCCAGAAACACTCATTAGCACCAACGAAAACACGCATACGTTCCGCACGGTAGCCTTAGCAGGCACGCAAGCGCGCCACGACAAACCCTTGAGCCAAACTTCTTGGACACAAAAAGAAATAGAAGAACAGGCTTTGGTTTGTCGGTATATTGTGGGTTGTTTCAAAAAAATACGCCTGCGCGAATACACCGAAACAGGGCCTCGCACGGTTCCTGCGGGCAATTTGCTGCATTTGCGCAGTGATTTTGAGGTAGATATGCTCGACACGAATTTCCCGACATTAGGTACTACCATGCTCGAACTGCTGCACCCGACTTCAGCGGTTTGCGGAATGCCCAAAATCCCCGCCACAGCTTTTATTTTGGAAAACGAAGGCTACAATCGCGGCTTTTATAGCGGCTTTTTAGGACCTGTAAATTTTGAAGGTCAAAGTGAAATTTTTGTGCATTTGCGATGTATGCAATTATTTGAACAAAAAGCCGTTTTGTACGCAGGTGGCGGCGTTACAGCCGACTCCGACCCAGAGCGCGAATGGCAAGAAACGGAACTAAAGTGCCAAACTTTAGGCAAAGTGATAGAAAAAACCTTCTGA
- a CDS encoding CoA-binding protein, with product MKTTLIIGASTSPDKYAYKAAQMLHSHGHALTLVGRDTGELLGEPIQNAIPTDTEIDTVTLYISPKRQPEYYDAIAALKPKRVIFNPGTENPDFEQKLEAQGIEAAEACTLVLLSTHQY from the coding sequence ATGAAAACGACACTTATCATTGGCGCAAGCACCAGCCCCGACAAATACGCCTACAAAGCCGCCCAAATGCTTCATTCACATGGCCATGCGCTTACTTTGGTGGGCAGAGACACGGGCGAGTTACTGGGCGAGCCTATCCAAAATGCAATTCCAACAGATACTGAAATAGACACGGTTACGCTTTACATTTCGCCAAAACGCCAACCCGAATATTACGATGCTATCGCGGCACTCAAGCCCAAACGCGTGATTTTTAACCCTGGCACCGAAAACCCAGATTTTGAACAAAAATTAGAAGCACAAGGCATTGAGGCGGCAGAAGCCTGTACACTTGTATTGCTTTCTACGCATCAGTATTAA
- a CDS encoding tail fiber domain-containing protein: MFKRILLLIGWGVLTQVAVAQVGIGTTTPNDKAILELVSNNKGLLMPRLTTAQRDAMGLGAAEEGMVIYNSTLAKMQYWNGANWSDVGAGGAGIQNQFASAQSADFWISGNGRVGNNLAVDGIMINNYGLLEMGGSFSNRIMYNDNGIAPPTFNTRSAGTKIVFFDALSATATDIALGVGSGEFWLTIPDNSKQFRFYAGTSPLFTLKGNGSVELDNAIINRKLVLYNYNTNDHEYSGFGINSGVLRYQVPAMSNSHVFYAAQDATSSFELMRIRGDGRVGIGSSSPASMLSVGFNGFQVDDAGNILAIRGVTTSFPNVQGGAGTFLQNDGSGNLSWATAGTGSGWSLTGNAGTTASDFLGTTDNVALRFKIGGKQAGYIADSLSNNNVFWGIDAGKSQTTGFNNTGIGFHTLKNTTSGINNTAQGFEAMYGNQNGTSNTAVGTVALYSNISGNSNTAVGAFSLYSNDYGESNTASGYYALYSNTNGTNNSAYGADALEYNTFGINNTAMGSMALFQNTSNYNTAIGTQAMFNNTTGTNSVAIGNQALLNNTTGRQNVVVGASSMTNGNHNRVTAIGTEIDISTNRSNIIAIGYGINDGHITSDNMTRIGNSSISQTDIAGRLTYNAQSAVSNTFPADRGSNGQVLATDGDGLLYWTNAGAGSGWGLSGNAGTTASDFIGTTDDVSLTFKINGNQSGFIANSSTNNSVFLGYRAGKAQTTGLNNTGIGHQTLENTTSGNNNTAYGFNTMYGNDGGNHNTAVGSVALFGNTSGSSNTSLGANTLYNNTTGSSNTVAGESAMYLNTTGKNNTAYGYQTLMYNTGTSYNTAVGNRALYQSTASYNTAVGNQALFNNTTGTYNTALGNQALMTNSTGTYNTVVGSSALFANTTGSQNVVVGESALINGNHSRVVALGSQITISTDRSNVIAIGYGIGDANITSNDMTRIGNNATIKTDIAGTLSYNVQDGSASNTFPANRGTNGQFLKTDGTGTLSWANISGDNLGNHLMTSNLITDNHWITGDNDPEGIFVNYSGKVGIGISTPTAFLHINDPGSSQGDLRLTAGTVTGTSGADGLAISINGAAANIISYENLPMYFGTNGANRVTISGAGNLGVGTTSPICPLDVSGTTAFGPLSALYFNSSTSNTSTLTGASSVSAAVSVRATGAFLSLGAGSNGGFYTTSDRRIKDVVGLSNTAQDLATLRNIRITDYRFKDSLNAGNMAVKGVIAQELEAVYPQAVSKQTNTIPNVYALSKTVQYDPQTRRLTVTLAKTPELNAGDKVKLITQEGGEQMATVAEVNGNSFVVKDWEKAVNQIFVYGKEVNDFRIVDYDRLSVLNVAAVQELAKVKDQQAAKIQELEMRLQESQQTIQSLRNDFEVRLRNVEAKLQPKVAAIGK; this comes from the coding sequence ATGTTCAAAAGAATTTTACTACTAATTGGTTGGGGTGTATTGACACAAGTGGCGGTGGCACAAGTAGGGATAGGTACTACAACGCCTAATGATAAAGCGATTCTGGAGCTTGTTTCCAATAATAAAGGTTTGCTCATGCCACGCTTGACCACTGCCCAACGCGATGCGATGGGGCTTGGTGCGGCAGAAGAAGGGATGGTTATCTATAATAGTACACTGGCTAAAATGCAGTATTGGAACGGGGCTAATTGGTCGGATGTTGGCGCGGGAGGTGCTGGTATCCAGAATCAATTTGCTTCGGCACAATCGGCTGATTTCTGGATTTCGGGCAATGGTCGTGTGGGCAACAATTTGGCCGTTGATGGTATTATGATTAATAACTATGGCCTTTTAGAGATGGGAGGTAGCTTTTCTAATCGCATTATGTATAATGATAATGGTATAGCTCCACCTACGTTCAATACAAGAAGTGCAGGTACAAAAATTGTATTTTTTGATGCTTTAAGTGCTACTGCTACCGATATTGCGCTAGGGGTTGGTTCTGGTGAATTTTGGCTGACTATTCCAGACAACTCTAAACAGTTTCGTTTTTACGCAGGTACAAGTCCATTGTTTACACTAAAAGGCAATGGTAGTGTGGAATTAGATAATGCTATTATTAACCGAAAATTAGTATTGTATAATTATAATACTAATGACCATGAATACTCTGGTTTTGGTATTAATTCGGGCGTGTTGCGCTATCAAGTGCCAGCCATGAGCAACAGCCATGTATTTTATGCGGCACAAGATGCGACTTCTAGTTTTGAGCTAATGCGCATACGTGGCGATGGCCGCGTGGGGATTGGGTCGTCTTCGCCCGCCTCTATGTTGTCGGTTGGTTTTAATGGCTTTCAGGTCGATGATGCAGGCAATATCTTGGCTATCAGAGGCGTAACGACAAGTTTTCCGAACGTGCAAGGCGGAGCAGGAACATTTTTGCAAAATGATGGCAGCGGCAATTTGTCGTGGGCAACGGCTGGAACTGGTAGCGGTTGGAGCCTGACTGGTAATGCAGGTACGACGGCGTCTGATTTTTTGGGTACAACAGACAATGTTGCTTTGAGATTTAAAATAGGCGGGAAACAAGCTGGGTATATTGCAGATTCTTTAAGTAATAATAATGTATTTTGGGGGATTGATGCGGGTAAGTCACAAACGACAGGTTTTAATAACACGGGTATTGGCTTTCATACTTTAAAAAACACAACGTCTGGTATAAATAATACCGCACAAGGTTTTGAAGCAATGTATGGGAATCAAAACGGTACGAGCAATACGGCGGTTGGTACGGTGGCTTTGTATTCAAATATATCGGGTAATTCAAACACTGCGGTTGGGGCATTCTCTCTATATAGTAATGATTACGGCGAATCAAATACAGCCAGTGGTTATTATGCCCTTTATTCCAATACAAATGGTACAAACAATAGTGCATACGGTGCCGATGCGTTGGAGTACAATACTTTTGGTATTAATAATACCGCTATGGGTAGTATGGCTTTATTTCAAAATACCAGTAATTATAATACGGCGATAGGTACTCAGGCCATGTTTAATAATACAACAGGTACAAACTCTGTGGCTATTGGTAATCAAGCATTACTTAATAATACAACAGGCCGCCAAAATGTAGTAGTAGGGGCATCGTCGATGACCAATGGGAATCATAATAGAGTTACAGCGATTGGCACTGAAATAGATATTAGCACCAATAGGTCAAATATTATTGCCATTGGTTATGGGATTAATGATGGTCATATTACCTCAGATAATATGACGCGAATTGGTAATAGCAGTATCTCTCAAACAGATATAGCGGGCAGACTTACTTATAATGCTCAAAGTGCTGTGTCTAATACTTTTCCCGCGGATAGAGGTTCTAATGGTCAAGTACTTGCCACTGATGGAGATGGTTTGTTGTATTGGACAAATGCGGGAGCTGGTAGCGGCTGGGGACTTTCGGGTAATGCGGGGACTACGGCTTCCGATTTTATTGGTACAACGGATGATGTTTCTCTGACGTTTAAAATTAATGGTAACCAGTCAGGTTTTATCGCCAACTCTTCTACAAACAATAGTGTATTTTTGGGCTATAGAGCAGGAAAAGCTCAAACTACAGGCTTAAATAATACGGGGATTGGGCATCAGACCTTAGAAAATACAACGTCTGGTAACAATAATACGGCGTATGGTTTTAATACAATGTATGGAAATGATGGCGGTAATCATAACACTGCTGTTGGTTCTGTTGCTTTATTTGGAAATACATCTGGTAGCAGCAATACGTCTTTGGGTGCTAATACATTATATAATAATACAACGGGTTCGTCCAATACGGTAGCAGGTGAATCTGCGATGTACTTGAATACTACTGGTAAAAATAATACGGCTTATGGCTACCAAACGCTGATGTATAATACTGGTACATCTTATAATACGGCAGTGGGTAACCGAGCATTATATCAAAGCACTGCGAGTTATAATACGGCTGTCGGTAATCAAGCATTGTTTAATAATACTACGGGTACCTATAACACCGCTCTAGGTAATCAAGCCTTGATGACGAATTCTACGGGTACATATAATACTGTTGTGGGTAGCTCCGCTTTATTTGCTAACACGACAGGTTCTCAAAATGTAGTGGTGGGCGAGTCTGCTCTGATAAATGGAAATCATAGTAGGGTGGTTGCGCTTGGTAGTCAAATCACTATTAGTACGGATAGGTCTAATGTTATTGCCATTGGTTATGGAATTGGTGATGCCAATATTACTTCCAACGACATGACACGAATTGGTAACAATGCTACAATCAAAACTGATATAGCAGGTACACTTAGCTATAATGTGCAAGACGGCTCAGCTTCTAATACTTTTCCTGCGAATAGGGGCACAAACGGCCAATTTTTAAAAACAGATGGTACAGGTACACTTTCTTGGGCTAATATTTCGGGTGATAATTTGGGTAACCATTTAATGACCAGCAATTTGATTACCGATAATCATTGGATTACGGGAGATAATGACCCCGAAGGTATCTTTGTGAATTATAGCGGCAAAGTAGGGATTGGAATTTCTACCCCTACGGCCTTTTTGCATATCAATGATCCTGGTAGCTCGCAAGGAGATTTGCGGCTAACAGCGGGTACGGTTACTGGCACTTCTGGTGCTGATGGTTTGGCCATTAGTATCAATGGTGCAGCTGCCAATATTATATCATATGAAAATTTACCAATGTATTTTGGAACAAATGGTGCGAATAGAGTAACTATTTCTGGCGCAGGGAATTTGGGTGTTGGTACAACTAGCCCTATTTGTCCATTAGATGTGAGCGGCACCACTGCTTTTGGACCATTATCTGCACTTTATTTTAATTCGAGTACAAGTAATACTTCTACATTAACAGGAGCCTCTTCTGTTTCGGCTGCTGTTTCAGTACGTGCGACAGGTGCATTTCTTTCTTTGGGTGCGGGTTCTAATGGTGGATTTTATACAACTTCAGATCGCCGCATCAAAGATGTGGTAGGGCTAAGTAATACGGCACAAGATTTGGCAACGCTTCGTAACATTCGCATTACGGATTATCGCTTCAAAGACTCGCTGAATGCTGGAAACATGGCTGTTAAAGGTGTGATTGCCCAAGAGTTAGAAGCTGTTTATCCGCAAGCTGTTTCTAAGCAAACCAACACTATTCCAAATGTTTATGCTTTGTCTAAAACCGTGCAATACGACCCACAGACACGCCGCCTAACAGTTACTTTGGCCAAAACACCAGAACTTAACGCAGGCGATAAAGTAAAACTTATCACGCAAGAAGGTGGCGAGCAAATGGCAACGGTGGCAGAAGTAAACGGCAATTCGTTTGTGGTGAAAGATTGGGAAAAAGCTGTAAATCAGATTTTTGTGTACGGAAAAGAAGTGAACGATTTTCGTATCGTGGATTACGACCGTTTGTCGGTGCTGAATGTGGCCGCCGTGCAGGAGTTGGCCAAAGTGAAAGACCAACAGGCCGCCAAAATACAGGAACTGGAAATGCGTTTGCAAGAAAGTCAGCAAACGATTCAGTCGCTCCGCAATGATTTTGAAGTGCGTTTACGCAACGTAGAAGCCAAGTTGCAACCAAAAGTAGCGGCTATCGGCAAATAA
- a CDS encoding sugar MFS transporter, with protein sequence MSSNSVSAPNKNYLLPLAMICVLFFIFGFVTWANSTWIQFFQLSFSLSDTQAYLVATASYIAYFFLAIPSSYILKKTGFKNGLVVGLFVLALGSLVFIPAATSQSYSIFLLGIFIQGSALALLQTAANPYLAIIGPIESAAQRISIAGICNKFAGILVPIVMGGIFLKNAKEIETSIGQSEGAAKQALIADLLGRVVTPSVVLAVLFSLLAVVFMLVKLPQVEEDDETPEADNQATNKTSIWQFPHLFLGAFCIFVYVAAEVMAADTIAGYGKQIGLDADASKYLASVTLGCMLVGYLVGIVAIPRFFSQQKALKVCAILGIVFSAVALVTSGFTSVLFIALLGLANSLMWPAIFPLGIQGLGKFTKIGSAIMIMGIVGGAIWPLFFGLLRDSGVNIQLSYFIAVLPCYLYILYFAMAGHKVGLGK encoded by the coding sequence ATGTCTTCGAATAGCGTTTCCGCCCCCAACAAAAACTACTTATTGCCGCTGGCGATGATTTGTGTTTTGTTCTTCATTTTTGGTTTTGTTACGTGGGCGAATAGCACATGGATTCAGTTTTTCCAGCTAAGTTTTAGCCTCTCGGACACACAGGCCTATTTGGTGGCGACGGCCTCGTACATTGCATATTTCTTTTTAGCAATTCCCTCGTCTTATATTCTCAAAAAAACAGGCTTCAAAAATGGCTTGGTCGTGGGTTTGTTCGTGTTGGCTTTGGGTTCGTTGGTGTTTATTCCTGCGGCTACTTCCCAATCGTACAGCATCTTTTTGTTAGGAATTTTTATACAAGGTTCGGCTTTGGCCTTGTTGCAAACTGCTGCCAATCCGTATTTGGCGATTATTGGACCTATCGAAAGTGCCGCGCAACGCATCAGTATTGCGGGCATTTGCAACAAGTTTGCGGGCATACTCGTCCCGATTGTCATGGGCGGAATTTTTCTTAAAAATGCCAAAGAAATAGAAACGAGCATTGGCCAAAGTGAAGGCGCAGCCAAACAAGCCCTAATTGCGGATTTGTTGGGGCGCGTGGTAACGCCTTCGGTGGTGTTGGCGGTGCTATTTTCGTTGTTGGCGGTGGTGTTTATGCTCGTGAAATTGCCGCAAGTAGAAGAAGATGACGAAACGCCAGAAGCTGACAATCAGGCAACTAACAAGACCAGTATTTGGCAATTTCCGCATTTGTTTTTGGGTGCGTTTTGTATTTTCGTGTACGTGGCGGCCGAAGTAATGGCCGCCGATACGATTGCGGGCTATGGCAAACAAATCGGCTTGGACGCGGACGCGAGTAAATATTTGGCTTCTGTTACGTTGGGTTGTATGTTGGTGGGCTATTTGGTGGGCATCGTGGCCATTCCGCGTTTTTTCTCCCAACAAAAAGCCTTGAAAGTTTGCGCCATTTTGGGTATTGTGTTTAGTGCGGTGGCATTGGTAACCAGTGGCTTTACGTCGGTGTTGTTTATTGCGTTGTTGGGCTTGGCTAACTCGCTGATGTGGCCAGCTATTTTCCCGTTGGGGATTCAGGGCTTAGGCAAATTTACCAAAATAGGCTCGGCCATTATGATTATGGGCATTGTGGGCGGCGCGATTTGGCCTTTGTTTTTCGGGTTGTTGCGCGATAGCGGCGTGAATATCCAGTTGTCGTATTTTATTGCGGTGTTGCCATGTTATTTGTATATTCTGTATTTCGCGATGGCTGGCCACAAGGTCGGTTTGGGAAAATAG
- a CDS encoding PDDEXK nuclease domain-containing protein has translation MEKDFVDIIHLIKQSRANAIKTVNAELINLYWNIGAYIARKLEQSEWGNAVVFELAQYIQQKEPEIKGFSDKNLWRMKQFYETYKDFPKLSTALREISWSHNLTIFSRCKTIEEQTFYIKLSKQENYSCRELDRQISASLFERTMIGNAHSSPILKNNTAKDLVGAFKDSYIFEFLNLPEFYSESELQRGLIKEMKAFILELGRDFLFIGEEYKLQVGNSDFYIDLLFYHRGLQCLVAFELKTDKFRPDHLGQLNFYLEALDRDVKKPNENPSIGILLCKDKDSEVVEYALSRSLSPTMVAEYKTQLPDKQLLQQKLHELFDSQS, from the coding sequence ATGGAAAAAGATTTTGTTGACATAATTCACCTAATCAAGCAGTCAAGAGCTAATGCCATAAAGACGGTTAATGCGGAATTAATCAACCTTTATTGGAATATCGGCGCATATATTGCTCGTAAATTAGAGCAGTCGGAGTGGGGGAATGCGGTTGTGTTTGAGTTAGCCCAATATATTCAGCAAAAAGAACCAGAAATAAAAGGTTTTTCTGATAAAAACTTATGGAGAATGAAACAGTTTTATGAAACCTATAAAGATTTTCCAAAACTCTCAACAGCGTTGAGAGAAATTAGTTGGTCTCATAATCTGACAATTTTTTCAAGATGTAAAACCATTGAGGAGCAAACTTTTTACATAAAACTATCAAAACAAGAAAATTATAGTTGCCGAGAACTTGACAGGCAAATTTCTGCCAGCTTATTTGAACGTACTATGATTGGAAATGCTCATTCTTCGCCGATATTGAAAAATAATACTGCAAAAGATTTGGTAGGAGCATTTAAAGACAGTTATATTTTTGAGTTTCTTAATTTACCAGAATTTTATAGCGAAAGTGAACTGCAACGAGGGTTAATAAAGGAAATGAAAGCCTTTATTTTAGAACTTGGACGGGATTTTTTGTTTATTGGTGAGGAATATAAACTACAAGTTGGCAATAGTGACTTTTATATTGATTTGTTGTTTTATCATAGAGGCTTACAGTGTTTAGTTGCTTTTGAACTCAAGACGGATAAATTTAGGCCTGATCATTTGGGGCAGCTAAATTTTTATTTAGAGGCATTAGACCGTGATGTTAAGAAGCCAAATGAAAATCCGAGTATTGGGATTTTGTTATGTAAGGATAAAGATAGCGAAGTGGTTGAATATGCTTTGAGCAGGAGTTTATCGCCCACAATGGTTGCTGAGTATAAAACACAACTGCCTGATAAACAGTTGTTACAGCAGAAGTTGCATGAACTGTTTGATAGTCAATCGTAA
- a CDS encoding high-potential iron-sulfur protein: MISRKDFLLKAAGVMGLAVVSPVLLESCGSKNPAADACTPQNLSEEEQGKRKGLQYVGKSPEAGKNCANCKIYKKPAKKGDCGGCELFEGPVHPEGYCISWLAIV, from the coding sequence ATGATTTCACGTAAAGATTTCCTCCTCAAAGCGGCAGGCGTAATGGGCTTGGCCGTGGTTAGTCCTGTACTATTAGAAAGCTGCGGCAGCAAAAACCCTGCGGCAGACGCTTGCACCCCGCAAAATTTGTCGGAAGAAGAACAAGGCAAACGCAAAGGCCTGCAATATGTAGGCAAGTCGCCTGAAGCTGGCAAAAACTGCGCCAACTGCAAAATTTACAAAAAACCTGCGAAAAAAGGCGATTGCGGCGGCTGTGAACTATTCGAAGGCCCCGTTCATCCAGAAGGTTATTGCATTTCGTGGCTAGCCATCGTTTAA
- a CDS encoding TetR/AcrR family transcriptional regulator gives MTTKAERTKQFILDTAAPIYNEKGISGVSVDDVLAATKLTKGCLYSHFENKDDLTEQVVDILLQKITEKIKQEVAKGKTVKSKLFHFLDFYKDPIQTFIPGGCPIFNTAVDADDNYPHIKEKVAAVFRAGQEDLANLFRQGIENGEFTQALDPTVMAFKIVACVEGGLVMCRAMNSAKPMSLLIKSLKAELEQYCV, from the coding sequence ATGACAACTAAAGCCGAACGTACCAAACAGTTTATACTGGATACTGCCGCACCGATATACAACGAAAAAGGAATATCGGGCGTGAGTGTGGACGATGTGCTGGCTGCTACCAAACTGACTAAAGGTTGTCTGTACAGTCATTTTGAAAACAAAGATGACCTCACCGAGCAAGTGGTTGATATTTTGTTGCAAAAAATTACGGAAAAAATAAAACAGGAGGTTGCCAAAGGCAAGACCGTCAAATCTAAATTATTTCATTTCCTTGATTTTTACAAAGACCCCATTCAGACATTTATTCCAGGTGGCTGTCCTATTTTCAACACGGCAGTTGATGCCGACGACAATTATCCGCACATCAAAGAAAAAGTAGCGGCGGTGTTTCGGGCAGGGCAGGAAGATTTGGCCAATTTGTTCCGACAAGGCATCGAAAATGGCGAGTTTACACAGGCGTTAGACCCTACGGTTATGGCTTTCAAGATAGTGGCTTGCGTGGAAGGCGGGTTGGTGATGTGCCGCGCAATGAATTCTGCCAAACCCATGTCCCTGCTCATCAAAAGCCTTAAAGCCGAATTGGAGCAATATTGTGTATAA
- a CDS encoding SDR family NAD(P)-dependent oxidoreductase translates to MKTTGNTVFVSGGSAGIGLAIAKKLSAAGNKVIINGRSQERLQKALRILDNAVAIQGDLSVEADRVRIADELKRNYPNLNIVVNNAGAAFAYLLSDTTNAHEKAIAEMNTNYFAIIHFTELLLPHLLQQQEAAVANVSSIAVFGSHKFLPTYGASKAALHSYTTALRMTYEGAKNLQIYEIYPPLVNTEFSAEIGGANGIAPEEVADDFLEALKINQLEVPVGETKKYAAAVHEAMSKLKA, encoded by the coding sequence ATGAAAACAACAGGAAATACCGTGTTTGTGAGCGGCGGAAGCGCAGGAATTGGTTTGGCGATTGCCAAAAAATTGAGTGCCGCAGGAAATAAAGTAATTATCAATGGCCGTAGCCAAGAGCGTTTGCAGAAGGCTTTGCGTATTTTGGACAATGCAGTGGCCATTCAGGGCGATTTGTCGGTGGAAGCCGACAGAGTGCGTATCGCCGACGAACTGAAACGCAATTACCCTAATCTAAATATTGTGGTGAACAATGCGGGGGCTGCTTTCGCGTATTTGTTGAGCGACACAACCAACGCACACGAAAAAGCCATTGCCGAAATGAATACCAATTATTTTGCTATTATTCATTTTACGGAATTGCTTTTGCCGCATTTGTTGCAACAACAGGAAGCGGCAGTGGCGAATGTTTCGTCTATTGCAGTCTTTGGCAGTCATAAATTTTTGCCGACTTACGGAGCGTCCAAAGCGGCATTGCATAGCTACACGACGGCTTTGCGAATGACTTACGAAGGCGCGAAAAATCTGCAAATTTATGAAATATACCCGCCCTTGGTGAATACGGAATTTTCGGCAGAGATAGGCGGTGCGAATGGAATTGCCCCTGAAGAAGTAGCCGATGATTTTCTGGAAGCATTAAAAATCAATCAGTTAGAAGTGCCTGTTGGCGAAACTAAAAAATACGCGGCTGCCGTGCACGAAGCCATGTCCAAGCTAAAAGCATAA
- a CDS encoding NADP-dependent oxidoreductase encodes MKAYTISRYSKTAKLQCSELPQPTVGEHDVLIEVHAAAVNLLDAKIKSGEFKLLLPYKFPLVLGHDVAGVIVKIGASVKNFKIGDAVYARPADFRIGTFAEFIVVNEADVAPKPHNISMEEAASLPLVALTAWQALVELANVQQGQKVFIQAGSGGVGTIAIQLAKYLGATVATTASTQNFEWLRKLGADVLIDYRTQDFVQILKDYDVALNSQDSETLQKSLSVLKKGGKLVSISGPPTPAFARQRGATWIVKMIIWLISRSVCQKAKAGNIDYQFLFMKASGSQLREIKALIEAGVIRPVIDKVFSFEQTNEALSYVESGRSKGKVVIKLK; translated from the coding sequence ATGAAAGCATATACCATTTCTCGATATAGCAAAACAGCCAAACTTCAATGCTCCGAATTGCCGCAACCTACTGTAGGTGAGCATGATGTATTGATAGAAGTACACGCCGCTGCCGTTAATTTGCTGGATGCTAAAATAAAAAGCGGTGAGTTCAAACTACTTTTGCCCTACAAATTTCCACTTGTTTTGGGGCATGATGTGGCGGGAGTAATTGTGAAAATTGGGGCAAGCGTGAAAAATTTTAAAATTGGCGACGCTGTTTATGCGCGTCCTGCGGATTTTCGTATCGGAACATTTGCCGAATTTATTGTGGTAAATGAGGCAGATGTTGCACCCAAGCCACATAATATTTCGATGGAAGAAGCTGCTTCCTTACCTTTGGTCGCACTGACGGCTTGGCAGGCTTTGGTGGAGTTGGCCAATGTGCAACAAGGCCAAAAGGTCTTTATTCAGGCAGGTTCAGGCGGCGTTGGTACTATTGCCATTCAGTTGGCAAAATATTTGGGGGCAACGGTAGCCACTACGGCCAGCACCCAAAATTTTGAGTGGTTGCGAAAGCTCGGCGCAGATGTACTTATTGATTACAGAACCCAAGATTTTGTCCAAATTCTAAAGGATTATGATGTGGCATTGAATAGCCAAGACTCCGAAACATTGCAAAAATCGTTGAGTGTATTAAAAAAAGGTGGCAAGTTGGTTTCTATTTCGGGGCCTCCTACACCCGCATTTGCAAGGCAGCGTGGCGCAACGTGGATTGTAAAAATGATTATTTGGTTGATTAGTAGAAGCGTTTGCCAAAAAGCTAAAGCAGGAAATATTGATTATCAATTTTTGTTTATGAAAGCCAGCGGCAGCCAGTTGCGCGAGATTAAGGCACTTATAGAAGCGGGTGTAATTCGGCCTGTGATAGATAAAGTTTTTTCGTTTGAGCAAACCAACGAGGCGTTAAGTTATGTGGAAAGCGGTAGATCAAAAGGAAAAGTAGTAATTAAACTGAAATAA